The window TCACAACTGACCTCATCACCAGCCGAAACACCCATGCACGACCGACACACAGTCTCGAGATCAACAGCTCGCTTCTCAGCGCGCTGTAGACGCTGCATTAGATCCAAAAGCGCTATGTGCGGCTGCTGGAGACAGGTTCCACAGACAGGGATGGAGAAGTCTGATAGTTTGGCTCGACAGACGATGCACGAGGAGGAGCGCATGTAGGATTCGAGAGTCTTTTTGGAGAAGCCAatttctttgccttttccatttccagggcgagaagcagaagcagaaacgTCAATGCGACGGATACGCTGCACCTTGGGCATTTCGTCGTACCATTGGCGAACGTTTGCGCCGACGAGATTGAAGATCCGCTCGAGAGGCGGGATGATGTTCTTGGTGATATAGTATtcggcgtcgaggtcgagtTGCGCGTCGTGCAGAAGTGTCTCAGGTGCAACGCAGCGGTCGATGAGTCGTGACCCCGGAGCGCCGGTCACGACCACGTAGGGCACGCGCTCGCCGTACTGAGGCTCCAGACGGGGGTCGTCAAGCATTTTGCGCGTGCTAATCAGCGCGCCGGCAGGCAGCGTACCCTTCTCGCTGTATGTGCCGAGGCGCACTTCGCGCGCGAAACAAAAGTCCTGGATCGAGACTCGGCCCTGCATGATCTTTGCGCATTGGCGCTGGAAGTAGGTCTTGACTTGGCTGAGATCCGCGGTGCGGAAGAGGAGCTTCAGTGCTTTTTCTTCGATCTTCTGCTCGGCGGGAGTGCCGTCGCGGCGGACCGTTTCGATACCCTTTGCATCGAACTCGGGTTCTGTCTGGGTCCGGTGCTCGTATTTGAAGCCAACGTACCGTTTCTTGGCTAGTAGAACGCACGGGTGGTATACTTTTTCGAACTTGAGTTTCACAGGCCGTGGGTTCATTTCTGTGACGGCTTTGGCGATTTCCTCACCGATATCAAAGGCTTGGTCCCGCGTGCGGCCCTTGAGGTAGACGAATAGACTGTCTGTATCTCCGTAAACTACCTCAGCGCCCCACCGTTCGACAGAGTGAATGAATGCAATGGCTTTCTCGAGGGTCTCTCGCCCGGACTGAACAATGCTGTCAGCGATCTCGGAGCAGGGCATGCGTCCAGAGAAAGAGGCCGATGTGTATCCATACGTGACGTTCGCAATCAGCTTGAGGGCGAGCTGTCGGTTATTCAGGAGTCGCTGCAAGACTTTGTCGTCTTTGTCGACTTTCATGCCACTCTTGACCATAACACGAGTCTCCAGGATCTCCGTGAGCATTTTGGCAAGGAGCGACTGGCGAACCTCTCGTTTCGCATAAATCATGCCGTTCGGTGCGATattgatcttgtccttcaGCAAATCCAAAATTCGCGGTTGGCGTCTGTAGTCCATGACCCCCATCTTGTCTTGACCCCGCCAATGCAAGGCCCTGCCCAGGAAGGTCGAGTAGCAGTAGTTATATGCGATCATCACACTAGGGTAGAGGGATTGGAAATCAAGAACAAGCAGTGGACTTGTGTAGAAGTCGCTTTGCGGCTCCATGACCAATGGCAGACACTCGAGAGCGTTTTGCTGCCCGACCTGCTTCTTGCTGGGAGACACGAGGATGAAATTCTCGGGTTTGGCGATTCGGAACATCAGTGACTCGACTTTGAATTGAGAGCCGCGGGAGGTGACAGAGTAGAAATCAATCCCAAGCAGCCGCGCTTGCTCGCTCGTCCGTGGGATCAGTTCGTTTGCTTCTATTATCTCCAGGTCCATTTGCACGCGAGAGATATAGTAATCTACGACCTTCACCAGGTGTCGAGGCTTGCCACTCTGATGCCACTGTGTGAGTATTTGGGGTGAATAGTGAGGGATTCGGCGATGTAGGAGATGGAAAACCACGTTCTCCATCGTATACTGAAGAAGATTCAGCTCGCCTCTCATGGCACGCCAGATGTTCACCATGTGTCGACCAGTGACTTGAACTGACGAGGTGTGCTCAAAGCCCCAGCGATCAGACTCCTTGCCGAACTTTCCGCGCGAGTCAAATTTCACTCTTGACAGTTCATGGCACAGATCGAAATCATATTTCCGCCTGGCTCGCTCGATCAAGTATCCCCAAGACCCATTGTGGACCTCATAGCCAGTGATCATATCAGGGTCGTGATAGCGGACAATATCAACCACCCGATTAATCAAATCTAATTCCGATGTCTCGTGGTCAAGTTCAATTGTCAAGGATTTAGAGATCTTGTCTTCGGGGCGTTCGCTTTCACCCTGATAGATCATGCCAACGCGAACACCAGGAAGATGGCTGTTGACttcgagatcttcatcttcggaCTGGATACCCCAGAAAACACAGgtgatctcatcctcctctgGGTTGGCCGAAAGAGACCCGCGAGTATTCACATGCACCTCCAAGCTCATTGTGCTCATGTATTGGGTTTGGTGCTCCACGCTAGTagacttcctcttctgggAGTATTTGAATCCATAAGCGTTGTTCTGTGTTGGGCCCTCAATCTGTGAAAGGACGTTGGGCTTCATTTCTGGCTTGGGGGAACTTTTCATGGTTtgcttgttttgtttggAGGCTTGAACATTTTCAAACCACTCAATAACTTCTGATCGACTGGGCGGAACTGGTGCAAATTCCCACACCCTGGCAGTACACGACTCTCGTAGTTGTTGGTCATCTGTCTCCTGCTGGTCCCGGTCGTAAAGTATCGAGAGATTTTCAACGTAGACTCCAGGCATTTCCCCTGATGGATCAAATTCGGGTAGATAATGAATCGTGTTGCTTTCTAGGCGAAACTCTCGGCCACCGTACTCACGTGGTCGTTCGGGCACGTCAATCGGTTCGCTGTAATGGGCTTTCTGATAGACAATAGATGGCCGACCGTTGTCATTCATGGTCGACGCAACCTCGGTGGATCCAGGACCGGCGAATCGAAAGCAATACAAGGGTGATTCTGGAGGTATTTCAAACGTGTCATGGAGCTTTCCAATTACTCCCGCCACATGCGGATCTAAAAAGGCTGTCCCCGTCACCGTTGAAGAAGATTGTTGCTGTGAGGAGCTTTCAGATTCGCCAGTATTTCCGGATGTGCTCGCAGTGGTACCAGGCGGAAACGCAGTTTGAGAGGATTGCGAGTCCTTCTTCGACGAAGGGCCATCGTCTTGACTAAATCGTAGGATTGTGAGGGGGTCATTGGGGTCCTTGACAACTGGGTAGTT of the Penicillium psychrofluorescens genome assembly, chromosome: 1 genome contains:
- a CDS encoding uncharacterized protein (ID:PFLUO_000669-T1.cds;~source:funannotate) — its product is MEPFRVRLNCIDHYQASASALDPPLPRSDGAPDGNFRPKVPVIRVFGSTETGQRVCVHVHGAFPYLYIQYDGPLTPQEVSTASRTLHLSIDHALAISYRRNAYDRKTAFVAHITLVKGIPFYGYHVGYRFFFKIYLLNPSHITRLADLLHQGAVMKRPLQPYESHLQYVPQWMCDYNLYGCAYMNCSKVTFRAPVPEYLELSNLSHRWHDRLIAPESISDDPALQKQSHCPLEVDVCVQDILNRSDIKERPLHHDFSELLRPVAFNERLVPSMEGLWQDETRRRKKRMGISDPGSSPFGPDELVSMSADPRNQSAGGWVHEEEYREMVFGIAAKEKEQSDAKESTFENFLDVNELAGNVKTALDSVGDFYPDNLDLSTNRQQAPGEQAVPEVSVDENVALSSQPLEGHYYSDSGDFDDSFLEAVEEEVRDGAENTLEESFDDGIFDDLSQLDSAVPRKDIKTNSTTESSSTIDPDQVHVLSRARSISTKRPHFKPTDHDQRSSKKSKSSNDSAPPAAQHDSADSAKRDEDTRTREASFNADIMPPSSTPTSSSSQKTIRPKKHPSNSRLNYPVVKDPNDPLTILRFSQDDGPSSKKDSQSSQTAFPPGTTASTSGNTGESESSSQQQSSSTVTGTAFLDPHVAGVIGKLHDTFEIPPESPLYCFRFAGPGSTEVASTMNDNGRPSIVYQKAHYSEPIDVPERPREYGGREFRLESNTIHYLPEFDPSGEMPGVYVENLSILYDRDQQETDDQQLRESCTARVWEFAPVPPSRSEVIEWFENVQASKQNKQTMKSSPKPEMKPNVLSQIEGPTQNNAYGFKYSQKRKSTSVEHQTQYMSTMSLEVHVNTRGSLSANPEEDEITCVFWGIQSEDEDLEVNSHLPGVRVGMIYQGESERPEDKISKSLTIELDHETSELDLINRVVDIVRYHDPDMITGYEVHNGSWGYLIERARRKYDFDLCHELSRVKFDSRGKFGKESDRWGFEHTSSVQVTGRHMVNIWRAMRGELNLLQYTMENVVFHLLHRRIPHYSPQILTQWHQSGKPRHLVKVVDYYISRVQMDLEIIEANELIPRTSEQARLLGIDFYSVTSRGSQFKVESLMFRIAKPENFILVSPSKKQVGQQNALECLPLVMEPQSDFYTSPLLVLDFQSLYPSVMIAYNYCYSTFLGRALHWRGQDKMGVMDYRRQPRILDLLKDKINIAPNGMIYAKREVRQSLLAKMLTEILETRVMVKSGMKVDKDDKVLQRLLNNRQLALKLIANVTYGYTSASFSGRMPCSEIADSIVQSGRETLEKAIAFIHSVERWGAEVVYGDTDSLFVYLKGRTRDQAFDIGEEIAKAVTEMNPRPVKLKFEKVYHPCVLLAKKRYVGFKYEHRTQTEPEFDAKGIETVRRDGTPAEQKIEEKALKLLFRTADLSQVKTYFQRQCAKIMQGRVSIQDFCFAREVRLGTYSEKGTLPAGALISTRKMLDDPRLEPQYGERVPYVVVTGAPGSRLIDRCVAPETLLHDAQLDLDAEYYITKNIIPPLERIFNLVGANVRQWYDEMPKVQRIRRIDVSASASRPGNGKGKEIGFSKKTLESYMRSSSCIVCRAKLSDFSIPVCGTCLQQPHIALLDLMQRLQRAEKRAVDLETVCRSCMGVSAGDEVSCDSMDCPVYYSRTRDVAWWRHSRAVLGPVVELLEKKGDEELDW